A section of the Pedobacter sp. HDW13 genome encodes:
- a CDS encoding DUF4382 domain-containing protein: MKTKFVNSIWIGLAIAGMIAFNGCKKNGSGEGTTKVQIKMTDAPGNFDKINLSVKEIVLVSGDKPYVFAASAGIFDILDFRIGTSNPDILVASGEMPSGEITEIRLVLNETGNTIVVNGIQQELKTPSAQTSGWKVKLTANPNLVEGSNYTLLLDFDAAKSIVSTGNGKYLLKPVVRG; encoded by the coding sequence ATGAAAACAAAATTTGTCAATAGCATTTGGATAGGCCTGGCAATAGCAGGCATGATTGCTTTTAATGGCTGTAAGAAAAATGGATCGGGAGAGGGAACTACTAAAGTTCAGATTAAAATGACCGATGCTCCGGGTAATTTCGATAAGATTAATTTAAGTGTGAAAGAAATTGTGCTGGTATCGGGAGATAAACCTTATGTTTTTGCAGCTAGTGCCGGAATATTCGATATCCTCGATTTTCGCATTGGTACAAGCAATCCGGATATTTTAGTAGCCTCGGGGGAAATGCCAAGTGGCGAAATAACAGAAATCAGACTGGTGCTGAATGAAACCGGAAATACTATTGTGGTAAATGGCATTCAGCAGGAGCTTAAAACACCAAGTGCCCAAACATCGGGTTGGAAGGTGAAACTAACTGCAAACCCTAATTTGGTTGAGGGTTCGAACTATACCTTGCTTTTAGACTTTGATGCCGCAAAATCAATTGTGAGTACGGGAAATGGTAAGTATTTATTAAAACCGGTAGTGCGAGGGTAG
- a CDS encoding RICIN domain-containing protein, producing the protein MKTKPSILRLLSVFMLGIVLFSGSCRKDNLPDATTSSLSLKGKLAAIPPNEPQLTVANGTFYIVNRKSGKVLDVGAFQTADGSNVSQYAGTGGTNQKWTLTSLSGGYYSIIGVHSTKALQVDLAGTADGDNVNISTNTGANNQQWQFTSIGNGYYRIINRNSGKDLDVAGQSIDNGANVDQWTYWGGENQQWSLLTVNAGGQLNWTLNSTGVPADVVTRITNAMNDACARYNAGGNWPSRTLTVQYNTGVATADGSTNGNIRFGANTSYQNVRTAMHEIAHTYGVGLSGGWTTNTSTGDFLGTNTVALVKIFDGTSGAIHTGGGHFWPYGLNYDNEWSETNAFRHVKLVYAMRSDGM; encoded by the coding sequence ATGAAAACTAAACCTTCTATCCTACGCTTACTCAGTGTATTTATGCTTGGCATCGTCCTCTTTTCGGGCAGCTGTAGAAAAGACAATCTTCCGGATGCAACTACATCATCCCTTTCTTTAAAGGGCAAACTGGCAGCAATACCACCTAACGAACCACAACTTACCGTGGCTAATGGTACTTTCTATATTGTAAACCGCAAAAGCGGAAAGGTACTCGATGTAGGTGCATTTCAAACCGCAGATGGTTCTAATGTTTCTCAATATGCAGGTACTGGCGGCACCAACCAAAAATGGACTTTAACCTCGCTTTCGGGTGGCTATTATTCGATTATTGGTGTACATAGCACAAAAGCGCTTCAGGTAGACCTAGCTGGCACTGCAGATGGTGATAATGTAAACATTTCTACCAATACAGGCGCCAATAATCAGCAATGGCAATTTACCTCCATTGGCAATGGTTACTACCGCATTATTAATCGGAACAGTGGCAAAGACCTTGATGTAGCCGGCCAATCTATTGATAATGGCGCAAATGTAGACCAATGGACTTACTGGGGAGGCGAAAACCAGCAATGGTCGTTATTAACGGTTAATGCTGGTGGTCAGTTAAACTGGACGCTAAACAGCACAGGCGTACCAGCAGATGTGGTAACTCGCATTACCAATGCCATGAACGATGCCTGCGCCAGGTACAACGCAGGTGGCAACTGGCCTTCGCGCACCCTTACTGTACAATATAATACTGGTGTAGCTACTGCCGATGGCAGCACAAACGGCAACATCCGCTTTGGTGCAAATACCAGCTACCAAAACGTTCGTACTGCTATGCACGAAATTGCGCATACCTATGGCGTAGGCCTTAGTGGCGGATGGACAACCAATACCTCAACCGGCGATTTTCTGGGCACCAATACCGTGGCACTGGTTAAAATTTTTGACGGTACCAGTGGCGCCATACATACAGGAGGTGGTCATTTTTGGCCATACGGTTTAAACTACGATAATGAATGGAGCGAAACAAACGCTTTCAGGCACGTAAAACTAGTTTACGCCATGCGCTCAGACGGTATGTAA
- a CDS encoding PAS domain S-box protein yields MIESNDIAAVINELEKLALDLNLDNEKLLRLNAVLKTAEEKNAILQSINESSDDAIISKNLEGIITSWNSSASRIFGYTAEEMIGVSILRLIPAHLQYEETEIISKLHRGIKINHFETRRMRKDGSLVAVSLTISPILNYKGVIIGVSKIARDITDRLSAEVNSKRLSAIIESSDDAIISKDLNSIVTSWNESAVRIFGYNAEEMIGQSILKIIPQDRLDEEPKILSQLSQGIRVDHFETIRRRKDGRLIDVSLTISPIKDSTGRVIGLSKIARDITEKKQADKKKEEFIGLVSHELKTPLTSLRSYVQVALFKARNEKNEFIDKALSKAEIQTKKMEAMIRDFLNISKMEDGQLRLNLNPFDLPALINNCLSDVTITTSKHHFNYIGEAHAMAIGDAEKISLVLINLISNAVKYSPEGGEISITCQKQDKAFTVSVKDNGIGISKEEQKFLFRKFYRIQSEQTRTISGFGIGLYLVYAILELHGTCIRVESEIGKGSTFVFQIKTAD; encoded by the coding sequence ATGATAGAATCTAATGATATTGCCGCAGTAATAAATGAACTGGAAAAACTTGCATTAGATCTCAATCTCGACAATGAAAAGTTGTTGCGTTTAAATGCCGTATTAAAAACAGCGGAAGAAAAGAACGCCATACTCCAATCCATCAACGAATCTTCCGATGATGCCATCATCAGTAAAAACCTGGAAGGGATTATTACCAGTTGGAATAGTTCAGCATCACGCATTTTTGGCTATACTGCCGAAGAAATGATTGGCGTTTCTATACTCAGGCTTATTCCTGCCCATCTCCAGTATGAAGAAACCGAAATCATTTCCAAACTACACCGGGGGATCAAAATAAATCACTTTGAAACCAGAAGAATGCGCAAAGACGGCAGTCTGGTAGCTGTATCACTCACCATATCGCCCATTCTAAATTACAAAGGAGTAATTATTGGCGTATCGAAAATTGCGCGCGATATTACCGACCGCCTTTCTGCCGAAGTAAACAGCAAACGACTGAGCGCTATAATCGAATCATCAGACGATGCCATTATTAGCAAAGACCTCAATAGTATAGTAACCAGCTGGAACGAATCGGCAGTAAGGATATTTGGTTACAATGCCGAAGAAATGATTGGGCAATCGATTCTCAAAATCATTCCTCAGGATCGGCTTGATGAAGAACCCAAAATCCTCTCCCAGCTTAGTCAGGGAATCAGGGTTGATCATTTTGAAACCATCAGGCGCCGCAAAGACGGCAGGCTAATAGATGTATCGTTAACCATTTCGCCCATTAAAGATAGTACTGGCCGGGTGATTGGTCTTTCAAAAATTGCGAGAGATATTACCGAAAAAAAGCAAGCCGACAAGAAAAAGGAAGAATTTATCGGTCTGGTAAGTCACGAGTTAAAAACGCCCCTAACCTCTTTGCGTTCTTATGTGCAGGTTGCACTGTTTAAGGCAAGGAATGAAAAAAACGAATTTATCGATAAAGCGCTTTCCAAAGCTGAGATACAAACCAAAAAAATGGAAGCCATGATCAGAGATTTTCTAAACATCTCTAAAATGGAAGATGGTCAGCTCAGGTTGAACTTAAACCCATTTGATTTACCAGCACTGATTAACAATTGTTTAAGTGATGTAACAATTACTACCTCTAAGCACCATTTCAACTATATTGGCGAAGCGCATGCAATGGCCATTGGCGATGCTGAAAAGATTTCACTGGTGCTGATTAACCTGATTAGCAACGCTGTAAAGTACTCGCCTGAAGGCGGGGAAATAAGCATAACTTGCCAAAAACAGGATAAAGCGTTCACCGTGAGCGTGAAAGACAACGGAATTGGCATCTCGAAAGAAGAGCAAAAATTCCTTTTCAGAAAATTCTACAGAATCCAGTCAGAACAAACCAGAACCATCAGTGGTTTTGGAATCGGACTTTACCTCGTATATGCCATACTCGAACTTCATGGCACTTGTATTAGGGTAGAAAGCGAAATCGGAAAAGGATCAACATTTGTATTCCAAATCAAGACTGCAGATTGA
- a CDS encoding MSCRAMM family adhesin SdrC produces MVIAGTDTVGTVADPLSGKFTVGGLAAGTYSVKFAPVAGYKDSTVTAVKVALGQNTALGTITLKQ; encoded by the coding sequence TTGGTTATTGCCGGCACTGATACTGTAGGTACTGTTGCTGATCCTTTAAGCGGTAAATTTACAGTTGGCGGTTTAGCCGCCGGTACATACTCGGTTAAGTTTGCACCAGTTGCAGGTTATAAAGATAGTACGGTTACAGCTGTAAAGGTTGCCCTCGGACAAAATACTGCATTGGGTACAATTACCTTAAAACAGTAA